A window of Pseudoliparis swirei isolate HS2019 ecotype Mariana Trench chromosome 2, NWPU_hadal_v1, whole genome shotgun sequence genomic DNA:
CGCCTTTTTAATAAAGAGCTGAGGAAGGAAATTGAGAATAACTGAATTTATGATATTGTGAGAAGCTGTGGGGGTTGTTTTATAGACAGGAACTCCCTCTGTGGATTGTTTCCTTTACAACAaattacacatgtgtgtgtgtgctatggcTGGTAGATATACCGATAACATGCCCAAATCCAGAGTGCTTCATTAACGCAGAGTCTCACGAGAAAGACTGAGAAAGactgagaggaagggagagcaaatacaaaaacatccTGTAAATGTGAAAATTAAAATCCAGTCAAACTCAATATgacttattattattcttaagcCGTAGcattaggcaataataacagatgtcttttttttgccatttttgACAATATATTACTTTGCATTTATGCTGCCTTCATAGACTACATGGACTATTGCAGCTCTATGTTCAATGGATATGAATAAACTCACATACTGGCAAATAGAGGTCCTAATCTAATGGTTTGCATTACTGTAACacattaaatgtaatgtatatatgtttctAATTTCCGTGGCCACTCTTTTATCACAGTCGGGCTACCATGGCTTTTCCGGTCCAACCCTTGTTCATGGACCTCTGGAAGCAGACTGTGTGCAACCATACACCTTAGCATTCAGCTTAAATTATCTTGTATTTCAGACAGTCATATGGCGTTACAGTCGAACAGAACAAACAAAGCTAATATTTGGCATTATTCGGCGTCATTTCAAAGAGTTAGACACACTTTTCTCATCGCAATATGACATTTTACGAGGTACACGAAGGCAGCATGAGAGTCGCGCCGTGACGTCACGGGGAGCCGTTGAGTCGGTCAGCTGAGGGAGGAACTCCGACAACAGAAAGTCAACCAGGAAGCCGAAGCTGCTAAACTGACCCACTGCCTCCGTGTGACGGCGTAACGGCGGTTTTAACGATAACAATCACACGGTAGACCAGTTCAGGATCCGTCTTTTATACTCCGCTCGATAAAAAGCAGCAAAATGGATCTTTTCAAGAAGAAGACTGTCGATGGTAAGTTTGTTCTGTGTGACCAGCTAGTTAGCTAAATTGTGTTTCTCCCCGGTGTTCAGACTGCCGTGTTGTTCCCATGTTAACCCAAAGCGTCCTATTCCACGCGAACTTGTTCTCCCTGTTCTGGGTCTCGCTGAGTCACTCGGTCACACTGAAGCAGACTGAAGCCCAAAAGCCGCGTAGCCGCAACTTAAAGTGGACGCGTTGTTACAAGCTATAAGTAACACACAAGGCTGAATCAACGTTACAATCTAGCCGCGAGCGACATGATGTAAAGTTACACGTCGTTAGCTGACGTTACGTTATTTGTTAGCGTGAGAGCCAGAAAGGAAGACGGCGACTTCATTGCGACACAGGAGGCTGAGGTTTACTCATTGCTTTATTAGTTACGCTATGTCACATGAACCCCACTTTTCATAAAATGTCTTAATAAACGTTTAATATGTAATGTCAAGTAGATATCTGCActtataatatttgtttttattattatttataatacccacacattatttattgttatatatatatatatatatatacatttatatatatatatatatatacatttatcatcaaagtgatatataaatatataaataagttcCAACTCTCACATTTCCTGTGTGGGGAAGACAATAATAAAGATATCGTTACATTACTGTCCTTTTGTCGTTGACACAGACTCCTCAGTAACTGCCTTgcagtgattaaaaaaaaaaaaaaaaccttattACAAACTGTGATACAATTTGGAAATATAAAGGTCGTGCTGTTAGAATATGACATCATAGCAGGCTGTGTATGCAGTTGGAAGTTTAATCTGTAATATACAGTGATGTCAAAATGCTGAAAAGACTTTGATTGAAGTATTTCTGTGTTTCTATCTCCAGGCTAGGTAATCAGCCTCACAAGGTCAAAATGGAAAATCAGCCTCTCCTTTATCATAGttattaatgaatgaattattCTTTTTCAAATGCTCATTATATTGACTCATTGGGCTGGGTTTCCAGAAGGAGGTGGGGGGGCATTAAAGTTCACCTCCTCTGGACCACACACCTTTTTGTGTGAAGAATTCCATAAAATATAtccttcattttttttaaagaaaaaactcTGTTATTTAAGGTAAATGTTCTCACAGAACCGCCTCCCTACTCCTCCCATCATTCCAGTTTCACCCACACCGATCGTCCGCATACTTTACTTACTGTGCCGCGTTGCCGCCACTCCATTCCACGCCGTTGTCGGGTCTTCTCATTGACATTTCTCAGTTTCCATCTCATATTGTTAATTTCTCTCACCTCTCTGGAAAGAGATTGTATTTGTCGTCGTAGCCCTGGGTCGGGTGGCTGAAGTGGTTTCTGGTTATTTGGTGAATGCATGGGGGGGGGTTAGATCACACTTATTTGTAGGGCGATATCCCTCCCATTTTGAAACGTTGGCGGCACGTCACCGTATACGTATGTGGTCCAATACGATGACGTGTTTGGACCAAGTTCATGCTCGCTGAACTTTTCAGAAAGAATAAAGCCTTTTTTGGCAAGTGTTTTTTCCATGAAGTGATATTTTCTTGTATATTTTCTTGCAACTTAAGAATATGGAGCTGAATCATTTGTTTAAAATCAACTGttcagttctttatttttatttactttttttctaaTACAGTGTCTGAACTCTACATTTCTTTCTCGACAACTGATTTATTGAAGTGTAATTTTGTACTCATCGCTTGACTTTGTCCTGAAGGAGAGATTCCTGCTGTGTTTGGTTTCTTTCGTCTCTGACCTGTTGAAGGGTATTTTAGGAGTTCATTTTTTCCGATTCTTAACTTTATTTAATAACCGACGATTCCTGGAAGGAtactgtgtatgtgttgtgcTGTATATTGCAATGTCCTAAAGCACCCGAGAGTTTAAACTGAATCGGGTTTTGGTTATTTTACGTGATTTCTGATACGCTATAAAACTATTATTTTCTGTGGTCATTGTTAAGGCTACAAAATGACATTAACTCAAAGCACCACACCTCTTTCTTTTCTGGAGCAcctggcggtgtgtgtgtcaaagtgaTTACAGGGGTATCACTCACTCAGAAGTTGTGGATGAATGTGTGACTTCAGGGTCAAACACAGTCTCACATGATGCCACTTTGTGTGGGTGGTTTGGACAATATTGGTGTGAGCTGTCCAAGCACTTCCTCAGTTGGCAGTGACAGTTTACATTCTCAAAGTGCTGCTTGACACACTTCAGTTATATTCCACTGAAAATAAATGGTAGAGGGCGATCCATcataaaaaaactcaaaagaagaacaaagactGTCCAGGACATTCTTGTGCTTTTTGTTGTCAACCTCTGCTTGTCAAGTCATGAGTGATGCCAGATTGTGAGAATGTACTTGTGTTGCCACCGTTCTGCACATAGCAACGTGTTCATATAGATTACAAGTAATACATGTAATCATGTCAACTCTTTGCTCATTCACATTTTAATATCTGTAACTGGCACTTGAGTGTCAACAATGTGCCCACAAAGTGTGACCTGTggtcctttctgtctctctctccaaagaCGTAATCAAGGAACAGTCGAAGGAGCTGCGTGGCACTCAGAGACAGATCACCAGGGACAGAGCAGCGCTGGAGAAACAAGAGAAGCAAAtggtgggaacacacacacacacacacacacacaaaatgatctTAATGAAGTTAAGGCATTTTCCATAAATGTCTACATATTGCATCATAACTTCATTAAGACACCCTTTTAAGCTAGAGATGCATATCAAATTCTTCTCCTACAATATGGGAATGAGCCTGATTTGCTAATGGGTCTAAATTAATAGCAAGAATGAGCTGGTGTTGTGGCTTTGCCTCAGGCAAGTcagacacctctctctctctctctctctctctctcctatacacacacacacacacactcaaaattTCACACTACGGCTATATtccctgacacacacaacatttccACTCTCTGAAAGATGAAAGACTGGCGGTTTCCTCTTCAATCTATTGTATTAAGTAAATATCATACAGGGCATAATTACCTCCCTGGGGCACCACATTGTCGTTCCTCATTAATGCTTTCCGCTAATTagtctaattattatttttaaagcttTGTTGCACTTTTTGAATAAAAGATACATTCGCTAAAAAATGGAAATGACCTATATTAGCACTTTAGCACAATCAGGACTGTGTTGCCCCCCCCACTCACATTGCATAGTAAAATTTGATACAAGCACACAAATTCATACTGCATAAAAGTGGCATAGGGCAGAAGTCATCCCCCACAAATGACGGTCAAAATTCCCTCTTAGCTTTCTAGTTTTAATAAATCGGGTTCATAAAAGTGTCGACCTTGTTTCCCTCTATTTTTGTTGTTAGTTTTTAGCTACATTTAAGACCAATGCTGAACGCATGACCAAAAATGCAGCTTCCTGATAcaaaaatacattgaaaacacaggttaataaaaaaagaaataaagtttTAGTCATGTTTAAAAATTCACAGGCGAGTTGGATTGAAGCTGCTCCTGCAACACGTTGTCCATCTTTTGttcggagagctccgtgtcccgaAGACATTAACATTCGCATCTCCTCCCAGGAAAAGTCCTCACAGCCTCATATTTGTGTGCTGCATCGCTTCATGTTCAGGAGAGCACTCGATCCATCACATCCCTCCACCCTGATCCCTCCTTTCCCGACAGGGCAGTAAATAAGACATTATATGCGTCACATATAAGTCCCACTgctctcatcttcatcttttccCCAGTAAAGTATTCATAGTTTTTTGCGATGACAGTACAGGTGACATTATTATTGTCACTGTTTCCTTTTTATCTGTACAGCTCTACATTGTTTTTACTGCTCACAAAAGCAAGTAAAAACAGACTGaaccgtgagtgtgtgtgtgtggaatttcTATTGTCTCATCAAACATTAATAATTGATTATTTTCCTGAAGATGCTTTTAGCTCACACACAAGAGATAAGCAACACATTCTTCTTGTACCTTCTGTCGCTGTGCGGAGAGCCCTGGCTAGCCGGCTGGAACCTGCAGCTCCACTTGTGTCTCTTGGGATGCTCACATCCACtcgtgcccacacacacacacacacacacacacacacacacacgttccctgtGGGCTTTCGTAGATTTTTTGATGTTTACCAAAGctaaacatttgtatttgtgtgccAGTGTGTACGGTCTGATCCAGATGACATTATTTACTATGTTAATATTTGTGTAAGGTGGCCGCTCCGCTACGGCACATCTGAAATATGGGCAGCCTCAATCTCTGTATTGTTGTCCCTGTATCTGCTTATATGGAGGAACATGATCTCAAATGACACACCCATAAAACCAGGAGACACTCGGCCTCTCAATAGCTTCGGTGTATTTGTTCCAGATATCTATCTGAATTAGAATTTAGAGCTGTTGGCGGCTACGATGAGCTCCCTTGTCATACATCTGCCCACTGACACTTTCACATCTTAAAACTTGACACActatcccctccccctctcccccttcaGGAGGCTGAAATCAAGAAAATGGCAAAGACTGGTAACAAGGAGGCATGCAAGATTCTCGCTAAGCAGCTGGTCCAgctgaggaagcagaagaaCCGTACTTACGCCGTCAGCTCCAAGGTCACCTCCATGTCTACGCAGACGAAGGTCATGAACTCACAGATGAAGATGGCCGGCGCCATGGCCACCTCCGCAAAGGTAAGACGATCCTAGACCCTCCTCTTCAAATCTGCTGCCGTGACGTCAGGGTTTGAAAGATGACATCCTTGTCCATTTGGACATTTGATACCCACTACATTCAACTCACTGGcgggtgtgtttttgttttgcatagGAACGAGTTTATGTGAGCTAAGTGTGTAAAGTATTAAAATGGGATCTGTTCATGTGAAAAGACAAGACTGGTGGCGTTGTTGTAAATGAAGAGTGAACGGTGGTAATTGCCCACGAGCGATGTACTGTGCAGAGACTTCACACACAGGtcaaaagtgtgtttgtgtgttttcacgAAGCAAAAGAGagcaaatgttttaatgtttattatGTCTGACATACACAATGTTGGATAACAACACATTTACTTCCAGAATCAATGTGTTCAGTGAGTAGAGCAACACTTTCCTCTCACATAGCTCCGGGTTAACGTGGTCTGGAGCAGCATGTCGATgttaatcctcctgttaccttagggtcaatttgaccccattcaatgtttaatgtcggtgttctgtcgggtcaatttgaccccaggctgttggggtcaaacatataagaaatatcatcttttttatatatttaaagggctatttaggtagtcaacaaacaaacataaagtatctcacacttaaacttgggaaacaatattaattctaataattttctggaggttttaattgctggggtcaaattgaccccgagggtaaaatatgtcagtaaatataaaggtaacaggagggttaaacattgaatggggtcaaattgacccgaaggcaacaggagggttaagtgaagACTGGGAAATATATCTGATGTGTTGTCGGGCCGAGCTGTGAAAATGTGCCACCTTTGTGCTGATCTCTCACGGGGAGGAAGGAGACCATCATTATTTTTTACTTCTATAATCCTTTCTTGCGAATGAAGGTAGAGCAAGTCTTCTAAAGCCCTATTTCACAAATATCAGTTTGAGACTCTGATTTGTAATAAGAGCATAACTCATCTTGAATTTGCTACTTGGGAAACGGCCCTGTCTGTAATATGCACGGTCATTGACCTCGAGTATTTTCTGTGAGAATTAAGGTTCTCTATCTGTCAACTATGTGACTCAAATCTTTTGCAGCTTAATACAATTTGTATGCATATATTGTATCAACCGCTCACGCTgaaaaagaagacattttaagtccagCATTAAAAGTCTTGATTATTTGCTCTGTCCATTCCCTCAACTGACATTTAGTTTGTTTGCTCAAGGGCAGATGTCGCACTATGCTGCTTCTCCTCAGCTGAAAACCTCAACTTCAAGTCTCTCACCTTTTCTTGTAATCACGTGTACAGACGATGCATGCGGTCAATAAAAAGATGGATCCACAGAAGACCCTGAAGACCATGCAGGACTTCCagaaggagaacatgaagatgggCATGACCGAGGAAATGAGTAAggactcataacacacacacacacacacacacacacacacaatgagctcTGGAATGTACAGGCTTGCCAAAACCAGATTGTCAGGATATATGTAAATGATGTTACGGATGACGTGTGTGGCAATTTGTGTTctgatggaaaaaaagagaaacatgaaGGTATGATTGTGACAATGACATGGAGAGGCTTTTTCCATTTGCGTAGTGGGATTGCCAGCGCACAAGCATCCACGCCTACATTTACTAGTTTGGAGCACGATTGTAAgctttctcactctgaagtccATCTGTGACTGAATATGAATGCATTTTGATTGAATTGACCCGTgtgtcctcttctcctctcttcctgtctcacaaTCTGTCCAGTCAACGACACTTTAGATGAGATCTTTGACGAGTCAGGGGATGAAGAGGAATCTCAGGACATTGTCAACCAGGTTCTGGATGAGATCGGCATTGAGATCTCAGGAAAGGTAAGacattcagagagagagagagagagagagagagagagcttaccATAAATGTATACTATGTCCAGCCCATGGGGCTTTATTTAAGTGTTATCACTACTCAGGCAAAAATGAGAGACTGTAAACGCACATTTTAAACGTGTAAATGATCCCCCAGAAAAATCTAAACAACTGAACAACAACTGTTCCACATGGCTTTTACTCGACTGTTAAGCTGTATTCCAGCTGCCACATGGTGCGGCTCCTCCAGCTCTTCTAATTCTTATGTACTTTAGTCTGTTACTGCCAGGCTTCCCATCTGCTGTGTGTCTGGCTCCCCCTGGGGGGCTTCATGAGTTATTACCTCTTATAACGCAACGTACAAACCCACACATTGTCCCATAAACAAGCCCACAGCGGGAGACGACAAACAGACGAGATTCATAAAACCCTGAAAAACGGTTGTTAAAATGAGGGGGGTAATCTTCCTTCTTGCTTAATCACAATAAAAGACTGAGCAGAGAATTCTTTGAATGCTCTCGTTTTGTGTGCTTTCTGGAAAAAGCTCAACAACAAAGCGTTCTCAATCAACCCAAAACCTGCAAGGAAGTTACAAGACTCGTAAACTATGATAGTTCCGGAGAAACGTATGTCAGTAAATATGCAGCCATATGTGTTGTTGTCATACTCACTGGAATTGTCATTCAATGTTTTACGCTATAATATATCACAGACAAGGGCAATTTAATAATAGTTTGAATTAAGATCCACGTCGTTTGGTTATGCCTTTTGGGTGGGTCGTGCCAGTTGTCGTAACACTTATTTCACTGGTTTAATACCAGTGGGTCTGAAGGATGTTGCAGCACCGAAAATAGTCAAACATTCACCAACAGCTGCAAAGCCGTGGATTAGAGAAGCATTCACGAGAGTTGGAAAGTGATTCCTTGATTATGTTTTTCATGCAAGTGAAGGATGATTAATGCCGTAAAGAACAATGCTTGTCTAACTGACGCCCACTTGCATTAAAGGTGTGATGAGTTTAAGTGATTTAAAGGCAGTGTGGATTGTTTCGTGGCGTTAACCGTTTTCCAACATCATCTCCAGTAGTTGCGCTCCAAATTGAACCCGTCTTTTACGTTTGTCTTTGGAATGGCAGGAGGCAGCTGTCCACAGCAGCCAATCTGACCACGAGTACCGGGCTCTGtggctgtgcgtgtgtg
This region includes:
- the chmp2ba gene encoding charged multivesicular body protein 2Ba; the encoded protein is MDLFKKKTVDDVIKEQSKELRGTQRQITRDRAALEKQEKQMEAEIKKMAKTGNKEACKILAKQLVQLRKQKNRTYAVSSKVTSMSTQTKVMNSQMKMAGAMATSAKTMHAVNKKMDPQKTLKTMQDFQKENMKMGMTEEMINDTLDEIFDESGDEEESQDIVNQVLDEIGIEISGKMVRAPAAGKSLPSAASSKQATISDDEIERQLRALGVD